One Mesorhizobium sp. L-2-11 genomic region harbors:
- the odhB gene encoding 2-oxoglutarate dehydrogenase complex dihydrolipoyllysine-residue succinyltransferase — translation MATEIRVPTLGESVTEATIGKWFKKVGDAIATDEPLVELETDKVTVEVPAAAAGTLSEIAVKEGETVEVGALLGMISAGNGAKAAAPEPAKPPTSEPKQDAVSQASAPTAAATVKQAAAETAKIAGDAGPIEARAMPPAPAAAKLLAESNLAVDQISGSGKRGQVLKGDVLDAIARGAPSQPAETPKAPAPAAARAPSSADDASREERVRMTKLRQTIARRLKEAQSTAAMLTTFNEVDMSAVMALRTKYKDVFEKKHRVKLGFMGFFTKAVTHALKEIPSVNAEIDGTDIIFKNYAHIGVAVGTEKGLVVPVVRDADQMGIAEIEKEIGRLGIAARDGKLSVADMQGGTFTISNGGVYGSLMSTPILNAPQSGILGMHKIQERPVVVGGQIVIRPMMYLALSYDHRIVDGKEAVTFLVRVKESLEDPERLVLDL, via the coding sequence ATGGCTACCGAAATCCGCGTCCCCACTCTTGGCGAATCCGTCACCGAGGCGACCATCGGCAAATGGTTCAAGAAAGTGGGCGACGCGATCGCCACCGACGAGCCGTTGGTCGAGCTCGAAACCGACAAGGTAACGGTCGAAGTGCCGGCCGCGGCCGCAGGAACGCTCAGCGAGATCGCCGTCAAGGAAGGCGAGACGGTCGAAGTCGGCGCTTTGCTCGGCATGATTTCGGCGGGCAACGGGGCAAAGGCGGCAGCACCCGAACCCGCGAAGCCGCCAACGTCTGAACCGAAGCAGGACGCGGTATCGCAGGCCTCTGCGCCGACCGCCGCAGCCACCGTCAAGCAAGCTGCGGCCGAGACCGCCAAGATCGCCGGCGATGCCGGGCCGATCGAGGCGCGCGCGATGCCGCCGGCGCCAGCGGCGGCGAAGCTGCTGGCCGAGAGCAATCTCGCGGTCGACCAGATCTCGGGTTCCGGCAAGCGCGGCCAGGTGCTTAAGGGCGACGTGCTCGACGCGATCGCCAGGGGCGCTCCATCGCAGCCGGCCGAGACGCCGAAGGCCCCTGCGCCGGCCGCCGCCCGTGCGCCGTCCTCTGCCGACGACGCGTCGCGAGAAGAGCGGGTGCGCATGACCAAGCTGCGGCAGACCATCGCCCGCCGCCTCAAGGAAGCGCAGTCGACCGCCGCCATGCTGACCACCTTCAACGAGGTGGATATGAGCGCGGTGATGGCGCTCAGGACCAAATACAAGGACGTGTTCGAGAAGAAGCACCGCGTCAAGCTGGGCTTCATGGGCTTCTTCACCAAGGCCGTCACCCATGCGCTGAAGGAAATCCCTTCCGTCAATGCCGAGATCGACGGCACCGACATCATCTTCAAGAACTACGCCCATATCGGCGTCGCCGTCGGCACCGAAAAGGGCCTCGTCGTGCCGGTGGTGCGCGACGCCGACCAGATGGGAATAGCCGAGATCGAGAAGGAGATCGGCCGGCTGGGCATTGCTGCGCGTGACGGCAAGCTTTCCGTGGCGGATATGCAAGGTGGTACGTTTACGATTTCCAACGGCGGCGTCTACGGGTCGCTGATGTCGACGCCGATCCTCAACGCGCCGCAGTCGGGCATCCTGGGCATGCACAAGATCCAGGAGCGGCCGGTGGTGGTCGGCGGCCAGATCGTGATCCGGCCGATGATGTATCTGGCGCTCTCCTACGATCACCGCATCGTCGACGGTAAGGAAGCGGTGACCTTCCTGGTGCGGGTCAAGGAAAGCCTGGAGGATCCGGAGCGACTGGTGCTCGATCTCTAG
- a CDS encoding SDR family oxidoreductase — protein MSAAKVLLVTGGGRGIGAATSRLAAKAGYRVAINYASNEAAAAALVQAIEQAGGEALAIKGDVGSEAEIQAMFERIDHVFGPLDALVNNAGVVDQRARVEEMSGARLERMMRINVIGSMLCAREAVKRMSTSHGGNGGAIVNVSSIAARIGGPGEYVDYAASKGAIDSFTIGLAREVAGEGIRVNAVSPGIVDTEIHASGGQPDRVERMRHGVPMQRAGTTEEVAAAILWLLSDGASYTTGANLEVGGGR, from the coding sequence ATGAGCGCGGCAAAAGTGCTGCTGGTGACCGGCGGCGGCCGCGGCATCGGCGCTGCCACATCCAGGCTTGCCGCCAAGGCTGGATACCGCGTCGCGATCAACTACGCATCGAACGAGGCCGCCGCCGCCGCGCTTGTCCAGGCGATCGAACAGGCCGGCGGCGAAGCGCTGGCCATCAAGGGCGACGTTGGCAGCGAGGCCGAGATCCAGGCGATGTTCGAGAGGATCGATCATGTCTTCGGGCCGCTCGATGCGCTCGTCAACAACGCTGGCGTCGTCGACCAGAGGGCGCGTGTCGAGGAAATGAGCGGAGCACGGTTGGAGCGCATGATGCGCATCAACGTCATTGGCTCCATGCTCTGTGCCCGCGAAGCGGTGAAGCGCATGTCGACCAGCCATGGCGGCAACGGCGGCGCCATCGTGAATGTCTCCTCGATTGCAGCGAGAATTGGCGGGCCGGGCGAATATGTCGACTACGCTGCCTCGAAGGGCGCGATCGATTCCTTCACGATCGGCCTGGCGCGCGAAGTGGCCGGCGAAGGCATTCGCGTCAACGCGGTCAGTCCAGGGATTGTCGATACCGAAATTCATGCCTCCGGCGGACAGCCGGATCGCGTCGAGAGGATGCGTCACGGCGTGCCTATGCAAAGGGCGGGGACCACCGAAGAGGTCGCCGCGGCAATTCTCTGGCTCCTGTCGGACGGGGCGTCCTATACGACAGGCGCGAATTTGGAAGTGGGCGGCGGCCGCTAA